In the Hordeum vulgare subsp. vulgare chromosome 7H, MorexV3_pseudomolecules_assembly, whole genome shotgun sequence genome, one interval contains:
- the LOC123409090 gene encoding 60S ribosomal protein L27-3-like gives MVKFLKPGKAVILLQGRYAGKKLVIVRVFEKGTRDRPYGNCLVAGLAKYSKKVIRKDTTKKTAKKSRVKVFLKLVNFTHLMPTHYTLDVDLKVVVSGAPDSLTTKDKKLTAPNSAKAKLEERFKTGKNMWFFTKLLPYGSLERMLKAYICPSD, from the exons atggtgaagttcctGAAGCCGGGCAAGGCGGTGATCCTGCTGCAGGGAAGGTATGCCGGGAAGAAGCTGGTGATCGTGCGCGTGTTCGAGAAGGGGACCCGCGACCGCCCCTATGGGAACTGCCTGGTCGCCGGCCTAGCCAAATACTCGAAGAAGGTGATCCGCAAGGACACGACCAAGAAGACGGCCAAGAAGTCCCGCGTCAAGGTCTTCCTCAAGCTCGTCAACTTCACCCACCTCATGCCCACCCACTACACCCTGGACGTCGACCTCAAGGTGGTGGTCTCCGGAGCCCCCGACTCCCTCACCACCAAGGATAAGAAGCTGACCGCCCCCAATTCCGCCAAGGCCAAGCTCGAGGAGAGGTTCAAGACCGGCAAGAACATgtggttcttcaccaagctcc TGCCGTATGGATCACTtgaaagaatgctgaaagcatatATCTGCCCAAGTGATTAG